TTTTCTTTGACGCCCACCACATGGGGAGTCAGATCCTGAAGCGAGGAAATAGAAAGGTTCTTGCGATAGTAGATGCTTGAAGTAATGGAGAAAAGGGGGCGGGTGTAATCGAGATACTGGTCTCGTTCTGGGGTATAAAAGAGGGTATCAATCACTTCGGCCTCTTTTCTGAGCATGACCTGGTGGGCCATACTCCATTCCATGGGAACCAGGACTACCTTAATACCGGTCTTTTGTTCGAATTGCTGCCAGAAATCGACGGATATGCCCACGAAACGGCCATTTTCATCGATAGAGGTAAAGGGAGGATAATCCCAGTCAAGAACGACTCGCAGAACCGCTCCCTGAGCGAAAGAAGAAATAGTCAAAAGATGAAAAAGGAAAGCCAGAGTAAGAACCACGATATGTGCCTTTGGAGGTATGAAGTCAGTACCCCTCATGGTGTTTCCATTATCCTCTTCCTTCCGTGGCCAAAGGTCATCTTTTTTGGATGAGGACTTCCGAGTTTTCAACCTGCAAAACGAGCTCTCCTCGTTTTTCGAGGGTGCTTACGTAACCAAGAAGAGCGGAACGATTCAGGAAATAGTGGTCCAGAGAATTGACCGCAGTAAGGGTCGTCATGGTAGCTTTCAGGATTTCTTCTAAAGAACGCTTGCCTGAAGCTATGGTGACAAGAATCGTTTCCAAGGTTCGCTCTATGGTTTCCCTGTTGGCGCGAAGCAATTCTTTTCCGCTGAGGCTTCCGTGAGAGGGGATGAAGGTTGTAAAGCGTTCTTCGACGGTGTCAAGGGTCCTGAGTGCTTCTTCGGGATCAAAGTGGTACAGGATGGGATATTTTTTGACGATTTCCAGACCAAACAGAGCGTCGGCGGCAAAAAGGGTATCGCCCATGGCGATACCAAAAAGGCCTGGAGGATGTCCGGGAAGAGGTACGAATTCGATATCTGGGAATCGTGTCGGGTCGATTTCCTGGAAAGGAAGATTGGAAGGGCCGAGGAGGAAAGGATGACAAAGTGCCCGGGGTGGAAGACCCCCAAAAAGGAGTGCAGGCTCAAAAATTGGGTTGTGCAAAAAGGGTATTTCCTGAGGATGGAGAAAAAGCTGGAGGCTTGGGAACGCTTTGAGGAGGTACGGCACACCCCCATAGTGGTCAGCGTGGGCATGGGTGAGAAAGATAACCTCGATAGTCCCTACCGTTTGCTTGAGTTTTCTGGCTTGGTCTTTGCCGGGACCACCATCGACGAGGATTCGCCGAAGCGGGGTATACAGGTAATTTTGAGTACCAACCGTGTAAACCTGCCACATGCACCTACGATAGTTTTTTGCGAGTGGTTTGTCAAGTTGGTGGTTTTGAAGAAATTTTGGTGGTAGAATGAAAAAAAATCACTTGGAGGGGTGACGATGGGCACTTTTTTAAAAGTTGTGGGGATTATTGTGCTTGTTTTCGGGGCAATTTTTATTGTTCTGTCGGTGATCGGGATGGGGAGTTTTCTGGAAATGTTGACTTCATCGTATCCTCTTCCTTCACCAGGGGAAGAAAACTTTCCTATGACGCCTGCTCCTCCCATTATGGGTGGATTGGCCTGGATGGGTGGTATCGGTGGGATTTTAGGAGGGTTTGGAATCGTTGTTCTGGGGGTGTCCCTTTTCTGTATTGGAGCTATCTATAATGATGTAAAGGCTTTGAAAGGTCGATAGAGAGGAGGTTGGGGGCGTGGCAAAAAGGGTCGTCATTGTTGGTGGTGTGGCTGCGGGACCAAAAGTAGCAGCCAAACTCCGTCGGCTGGATCAGGAAGCTGATATTATCATTCTCGAACGGGGAAAGTTTCTTTCTTACGCAGGCTGTGGATTGCCCTATTATGTGGGGGGAGAAATCAAAGAGTACCGAGAATTAATGGAAACGCCAGTAGGAGTCCTGAGAGATCCAGAGTTTTTTGAGAAATCGAAGGGTATCAGGGTGTATAACCATACCGAGGTGCTTAAGATTGACCGTAAAGGGAAAACGGTTGAGGCCCGTAATGTGAATACCGGTGAGGTGTTCCAATTGCCCTATGACTATCTGGTTTTGGCTACTGGTGCAAAAGTTTCCTTTCCACCAATCAAGGCTGTGGACTTTGACCACGCTGGAGAAGTCAGTCCCAGAGACTTGGGTCATGTCTATACCCTTCACGGAATCGAAGATGCAGAAGCCATCCGCTGGACCATCACTGAGAAACTGGCCCGAAAGGCAGTGATTATTGGTGGAGGGCTGATTGGTATGGAGATGACTGAAAGTCTGGTAAGAAATGGTCTTGATGTGACGATTCTTGAAGTCTTGCCCGAGATATTGCCCATTCTTGACGAAGACATGGGAATTCTGGTGCGACGGTACTGCCAGTCTCAAGGGGTGAATATCCGGGTGGGAGAAAAAGTGGAACGGCTCGAGGGTCAGGATGGGGTGGTAAAACGGGTAATCACGGATAAAGGGGTCTATGAAGCCGACCTTGTGGTGGTGGCCACAGGTTTCAAGCCCAATTCGGACCTTGCTCAACGAGCTGGACTTGAGATTGGTGAAACCGGTGGAGTTAAGGTGGATATGTTTATGCGTACTTCTGACCCATCTATCTTTGCGGTAGGGGATTGTGTGGAGGTGGAAAATCTGGTTTGTAGGAAAGGGGCCTATATGCCCATGGGATCCTTAGCCAACAAACAAGGAAGGGTAGCGGCCATCAATATCGCCGGAGGAAATGAGGTATTTCGCGGAGGGCTTAATTCGGTGATTTTCAAGCTCTTTGACTATACTGTTGCTCGAGCTGGACTCACCGTGCGCCAGGCGAAAGATATGGGGTATGAAGTGGAATATGCACTGGTGCCGGCGCCAGATCGAGCTCATTATTTCCCGGGAGCCAAACGGGTGATGACGAAACTCGTTGCTGATAAACGAAGCGGGAAACTCCTGGGGGCACAGATTATCGGCTTGGGTGATGTAACCAAGACTATTTACGCTGTGGCCACGGTCTTGTACTATGGAGGGGCGGTGGAAGACCTCTCCAGCATCGATTTACCGTATGCGCCACCCTATGCTTCGGCCATCGATAACTTATGTGTGGCGGCGAATGTTTTACGCAACAAACTGGAGGGAAAAATGGTCGGTATTTCACCCCATGAAGTGGAGCGTAAACGGAAACGAAACGAGGAATGTGTTTTACTTGACGTCCGAACTCCTAAGGAATATCAGAGTATGCGTATTCCCGGGAGCACTTTGATTCCTCTGGGAACACTCCCTCAGCGATTGCACGAACTCCCCAGAGATAAGGAAATCATCACCTTCTGTACGGTAAGCCTGCGGGGATATGAAGCTTCGCTCATTTTACGGCATAACGGTTTTACGAACGTAAAAGTTATGGATGGTGGAATCAGCTGCTGGCCGTATGAGCTGGAGAAGTAATAGGATGGGGAATACGCTCCCCATCCTATTTACCCTTTTTTTTGGCGTGATTCTCTCTTTACCACTTTTTGCTCAGAGTGAGGCACCGTTTCCTTCCCCAACTCCCTTTCCCGTTTTGGGGAAGCAAGTGGAGATCCGGGGATGGGAGGGGGGAAAACTCAACTGGGTGCTTCGTGCCACCGAAGTCAAGTTTGATAAAGAGGGAAATCAGGCAGTGTGTCAGGGAGGTATTGAACTTGTGGTTTACGGTGAGGAGGGCATAATTCGTTCCACTTTGAAAGCCCAGTCAGCGGAGGTCGATTTAAAACAGAAGAATTTTCGTTTTTTTGGTTCGGTAGAAGTGGTTTCAAAGGAGGGGAATCGAGTGCTAACCGAAGAGCTTCTCTACCAAGAACGGATAAAAATGATAGAAACAAAGAGCGTGACCCAGGTTTTTTTTAACGGCCATACCTTAGAATGCGAAAGTTTGGTAAGTGATCTTGATTTTGAACACCCTGAGTTCTATGGGGTCACTGGGGGTTCCTTCCGAATCGATGCCGGATGAAAAAATCTTCAGCCCGGAGTACGTGGGGAGGGTATGGTATTGGAATACGATTGTATTGTTCGATTTTTTGGCGGAGTTCATCCGTTATTTTCCAGGATTGGCGGATAAACTGGGAGTTGGGGAAAAGAGTCCGGTCGTGCCGAATAAAATCGTAGAGGATTTTCTGGTACGCTTCTGGACTTTTGGCTCCAAAAGTTCCGAAATAGTTAAAGTTCAGTTTGGCCATAGTTGAAGAGAGATCCATGGAGGGTGTTTTCACATTGATGAATAGGTCGATTCGTTCTTCGGGCTGGATTTCGATGGAGAGTCGATTTGGAGAAGGCATGACCGAATGGAATATGGCTTCGATGAAGGAGCGCCTTTCGGCCATTTTTTTTCCGGTGAGGATGCGAAATGGAACACTGTGCCAGCGTGGTGAGTCGATGAAGAGCGGTATCGATAGGAGTGTTTCGGTATGCGAATGGGGATTGTGGGCTTCCTGCCGATATCCTTCATACTGTCCGAGAAATATGTCCTGTGCTTCGGGCAGCCGTACCATCTCCAAAAGCCGCACCTTTTCTTCGGCAACCTTTTGTTGGAAACGCTGACACTCCCTTTTGTCTTCTTCACACAGTGGTGGGATGTCGATGGCAAAGAGCGTCAGAAGTTGCAGAATGTGGTTCTGAAAAATGTCTCGAATCGCCCCAGTTTCTTCGTAGAACTTTTCCCGTTCTTCCACGCCTTCGGTTTCACAGACTGCGATGCGCACTTCCTGAAGATGTTCCCGGGAGAGGAGCTTTTCCATAAAGAGGTTTTCGGCCTTGAGGATGATGAGGCCCAGAACCGTGGACTTTCCCAAATAGTGGTCCACATAGAAAATGTCTT
The Atribacterota bacterium DNA segment above includes these coding regions:
- a CDS encoding MBL fold metallo-hydrolase; this encodes MWQVYTVGTQNYLYTPLRRILVDGGPGKDQARKLKQTVGTIEVIFLTHAHADHYGGVPYLLKAFPSLQLFLHPQEIPFLHNPIFEPALLFGGLPPRALCHPFLLGPSNLPFQEIDPTRFPDIEFVPLPGHPPGLFGIAMGDTLFAADALFGLEIVKKYPILYHFDPEEALRTLDTVEERFTTFIPSHGSLSGKELLRANRETIERTLETILVTIASGKRSLEEILKATMTTLTAVNSLDHYFLNRSALLGYVSTLEKRGELVLQVENSEVLIQKR
- a CDS encoding FAD-dependent oxidoreductase produces the protein MAKRVVIVGGVAAGPKVAAKLRRLDQEADIIILERGKFLSYAGCGLPYYVGGEIKEYRELMETPVGVLRDPEFFEKSKGIRVYNHTEVLKIDRKGKTVEARNVNTGEVFQLPYDYLVLATGAKVSFPPIKAVDFDHAGEVSPRDLGHVYTLHGIEDAEAIRWTITEKLARKAVIIGGGLIGMEMTESLVRNGLDVTILEVLPEILPILDEDMGILVRRYCQSQGVNIRVGEKVERLEGQDGVVKRVITDKGVYEADLVVVATGFKPNSDLAQRAGLEIGETGGVKVDMFMRTSDPSIFAVGDCVEVENLVCRKGAYMPMGSLANKQGRVAAINIAGGNEVFRGGLNSVIFKLFDYTVARAGLTVRQAKDMGYEVEYALVPAPDRAHYFPGAKRVMTKLVADKRSGKLLGAQIIGLGDVTKTIYAVATVLYYGGAVEDLSSIDLPYAPPYASAIDNLCVAANVLRNKLEGKMVGISPHEVERKRKRNEECVLLDVRTPKEYQSMRIPGSTLIPLGTLPQRLHELPRDKEIITFCTVSLRGYEASLILRHNGFTNVKVMDGGISCWPYELEK
- the lptC gene encoding LPS export ABC transporter periplasmic protein LptC, producing the protein MGNTLPILFTLFFGVILSLPLFAQSEAPFPSPTPFPVLGKQVEIRGWEGGKLNWVLRATEVKFDKEGNQAVCQGGIELVVYGEEGIIRSTLKAQSAEVDLKQKNFRFFGSVEVVSKEGNRVLTEELLYQERIKMIETKSVTQVFFNGHTLECESLVSDLDFEHPEFYGVTGGSFRIDAG